The segment TGTGAAAGTTCGGTTTGGCGATTAGCGCCTCCGCTCCGTGTCTACCATCCCAGCTCGTCACGAGACGCACGTCCACGCGATCGCGCACATTTTCCATTGTCTTTCCGAAAACCGCGTTATTCATCagcttatacatatttctctCGAACTCGTTTGTCGCCCCAATCCTAAATCTCGTATTCAATTCTATATAACCGCGCAGCCATGGAAATTGCGCGAATCGTAACACGCGATGAATTCTCGTTAAGCGCAATCCGTGTCGCAGACATTGTTGTAGGTTGCGATAATGTATGACATAATGCGACTTATCGTGAAGCGTGGCCAGAAGCTTGACGTTCCGCCTATCGGGAGGCGTGGCGCGCAAGGGACAAAATGGAAGATCCGCGTGAGCGTCGTGCAGCTCGTGCGGATACGCGAGATCTACCTCGAGAATGTAACCGAAATAAGAATCCGCGGAAACCGACATTACGTCGAAATTGGCGATATCGTCGAGCCACTGGAAACACGAGTATGGTAACGGTTGGCACATCGCCCAaccgtacaaattatttacgtCGTAATACATGAGAAACGACGACGGTTGCGACGAATCGTAACACGGTAGATATCTGTTATTAGCACGCGCATATCTATTCGAACACTGACTAAGACCGCCGCGCACGCCACGCTCCACGAACAACACCATGTCGATATCGGTCAGAAGTTCGAAACGAACACCCGTGTATTTCAACATCGCGTCCCACGTATAACCGGGTAACGTGTAATAATGAGCCGGATCCAAACCGTAACTCTCTATGCTGTTTTCGCGAAACTTTTCAAAGACATCCGCCAGTAGTAGCACGTCCGTTTTCAAATACAGATCGCTGTATTCGCCTAGATTTCGAATATTAAACCGTTCCCAAACCATTACGGCGTGCTTGTGATCGTCTTCGGACACCTCCTCTCCGGTTAACGAGCTGTAAAAAGCCTCCCGCGACGGTAACTCCGTGTCGTTCAACCTATCGACGCTGTCGAGGTATTCGTACGGAAACACGCCTTTGCGCGTGAGCAATTCAAAATCCTCGTCATCCAAATCGGAAAACATCGATCGCGTTATCCGCAAGTCGTCGCGATCTAGGTACGACACCAATTTGCCgagattttcatttaaaaatttatacgaatCCACGAATCGTAATTTTACGCAGTTATGCCATTTCTTCTCTCTCGTAGAACTTACATTCTTCGTGAAAGAAATATACGTCTCTTTGTTTAACGGTAACAGATCAACTCTACCCTCGTATTCATTTGcgatttctttaattataaaatgcgcgTCGTATCCAGATAAATTGTGAAAGAACACCGGAATCACAAAGGAATTGtggtaatttaaattacaatacgaATGCGCCGCACCTCTATAACGTCCGGTGATAtgacaatgatcgcgcacACGTACATCCGTCGTCAGGAATATTTTGCCACATATGTGACAAAACGTCGAGTCCGAAAAATCACGCGTCTCCTCTCTCGTCAGCTCCATCATAGGGGCGACCGCGCCAAGGGTATCTTTCGCGCGATGCGCTAGAGAATTCAATTCTTTCGCGAACCACGAAACGCAGTCCTGACCGCGATGCGATATATAAATCGATGACGATTCATCGCCTAACGCGCACCTGACATAATAACCGACGCTAAACGCTCTGTGACGTTGATAACCGAATCCATTTTCCGTTGTCATAAAACCTTCCCCCTCGTCCTTCTTTTCCAAAAGACATTCCAAATCCGCGTATACCACGTACGGGAGTCGCTCCTTTCGATCGTAGTTGCGAAACGAAAGCCATTTATCCTCCTCTTTGGGAAGAACAATCGCGCACTCGTTCATCCTTTCGCAGTCCACGGTATGCTCGGATAATTTCTCgatcgaataaaaataatgcagacATCTGAAATTGCAATTGgttgttaattattacagGTAAACtagaagaaaataacaatGCACCTACCGATCGCATATGAACTTTTTGGTTTTGGTCTTGTTTATCTCGTTCGAGAGCAATCGCGAGAGCTGGCTTATCCAAACGTAATGACCCACCGTATCGTTGCGTCGTGCATCCAATATGTATAACAGGTTTACGTGAACGTTTCTCTTGTTAGCCGTAAGACGTAGAGGaacgatctttttttttcacgttccTTAAACATAAACACATTGATGGATATATTGTTCAAACGTTCAAATTTAGTAATATCTCGCAGAGCAACCGGAAATTCTATTCCATCGAACTTTAAGTACGTTCGATAATCGGGATACGAACTGCTCCTCTCTCTATTCTCCTCAACGGGATACATCGCGGCGATAACAGCCCACGCGAAACACGCGTTATCGTTCGACCGCACATTCACCACCGCTTTCTTACGTCTCACGTACAACGGTATGTCGCACCAGCATCCCGCCTGCATGGGATCGCATTTGTTGACGTTCACATTCAGGTTCAATATACGCGACAGCGCCCATCCGCTATCGCGCTCCTGAAACTCCTCCAGTGACGTAAGGATAGCACGAGTCACGAATCTTTCGTACCACTCGCGCAAATCGGTCAAAACGAACAGCTGTTCATTCGCGGTTGTGATACTTTTAACAGCGCTCTTATCTTTAGCGATGAATTTTCCGTTAAACACAGTATTAACCTTCAGACACGAATATCTATCCAATTGTTCGCGCACCTTCTCAAGCACCATATCTCTCGAGTCCTTGAGAAATTCGCTTGGTTCGATATAACGCGAATTGATGACCGCGCCCGTTAACACGCGGTTGTCAAAGGCGGTCTCAATTTCGGACCAAATCAATCCCGATCTGTCGCCAAGGCCGGCACCAGCACAGGCAAAACGGTATCGCAGCTCGTTCCTTATTCCCTCCAGACTCAAAATACGGGACACGAGAGAATTTACCGTTCCAGTTCTCACGGGACGACGTTGGCATTTCTCTCTCAACGCGCTTGAACACTCCTCGCATCGACGCTCCCACATAAGATAACTCTCCTCGTCGACGATATTGGTCGCGTTCGTAAAAAGATCGTCCACCCACAGGCGATCGACCTCCTCGTCGACGACATCGCCCGCGATAAGCGCGTTCAGCCAGGAGAGATCGACTGCCGCGTCCGTAGGCATATTTTCAAGGGCGTCACTCATGATTATTGCCTAGAGATCCACATGGTAGAACCCTCGTTATCGACCGGTAATTTAAATTCCACCCGTTGATTCGCGCGTCTAGCCTCTTCGATATACATAGGCGCGATCCGATCCGTGACGAAATAAAGCGTCTTGTAGCGAATACTCGATGGTATACCGGACAGATATCGCCTTCCGCGATCACTCACAGCCATTAGCGTCTTTATCCACAGATCCTCTCGCGCAAAAACAGTTCCAATCGCTCTTCGTAAATGATACGTTCCCAAATGCCATCGCTTATCCTCCTTCCTCACGGTCCAACGATTGCGCTCCTCGCTTACGGTAGAGGTAGATGACATTGACTCGTCGCAATAAAGAACCTCCTCGTTTTCAATTTCCACCGATGATCGTTTCTCCATGCAACACAAACGTTACGTTCACCATCGCAATCTCGATAGtctttttatgacaaaaaacGTCTATCGACGCGCTCTTATATACCCTACtaaaacggaaaaaaatcgagcgatagaaatattattactcGATGACAAAACTATGTTGCGCAGATTGcgggaaaaaaattgcacggtCTCGACCAATTAGAATTTGCCGAGTAAAGACCGGCGGGATGAATCGCCCGTCTCGCCCGAATCCGTGCGGTTTCTCCGAGGATGCGCCTTTCCGCTCGGATTACGCATCGGCGAAAGATAATAAAGATCGCTCTCGCTCCGAAATGCGTTTCGACACACATTCCTCCAGTCTACCCCCCGCGATCCTCCGCAGGGCTCTCGACCAATTGCGATCTGCCGAGTAAACCACGACGAGACGAATCGCTCGATCCGCACGGTATCTCGAGGGATGCCTCCTTCCGCTACGATTACGCATCGTCGAATAAACAACTCGCTATAcatactattatttttctattatacttGTCATTTATGaacatacaaattaataaacatttagtcACGCCAACGAGCGAACAAATAAACGATTCGCTATGCGTTTACGCGATAAACATCTTTTTTCATccataaacaaatattacgaacaaagaaaattaaggCGCCAAAAAATTAGGCGCGAAATAATACACGTTCATTCGCGCCAACGAACGTCTTTCCACAGCGTCCAAATCACTGACCGCTATGCGCTCCATTCCGCGCGATACGATAAACTAGCGCCAAAAACTAAATAGGATCCCCTCGACAACGAACGCCGGCTACGTAATACACTTCCTGTTTACGCCGAAGAGCGTGCCCACTTACGTCTCCGACCGTACGGTCTCACCCGAGAACACCCTTCTCGACCGGCGCACTTACCCCCACTCCTACACCCCCCTCATTTCAAACCCCTTTTACTTTCCCCCTCCGAACCCCTCGGAGCACCCGGGTGCGACCGTATGCGAGTCCGCTCGGCGTGACGTTTCCTCGGCCCCCCACCACTTTTCCCCCCTCATTTCCCATTTGATTTGCCTTCACCCCCCATTCCCCTCAGACGATCTGATCGTTAAACCCGCATAGATTAACTACTTCCGGGGACTCACTTATCGAATCGCTATCGAACCGTTATTAAACCACATCGTATCGAACATCTACAGGGACAGGGTAGaaatgaacattttattacgtttatgttttctttattttgaaaaaatttcacaattaCTTTGGTGTTGCGACCatcagttaaatattttaaatacattttgtaatgcacaattgttaacatatttttcacatCGTATAGTATTACTAACAATTAGATTATTCAAAGATTTAATGTTTTcgtaatttgcatttaatgtTTTGATATATATCCCATTATTGGTATTGAGCATGTCAAtcaaccattctcgtttctgaTTTTCCTTAACGTATACGATAGCATTGTTGTCATCCTCTTCCCTATTACACACAGCAGATGTAATTAGACGTTTCGCCATACTGTACGGGGATCATCCTGTTCTTCCATCGCAATCCATGATGATAAGCAATCTACCAAGAAGCGCAAAACTTGTCTGATTTTGTAAGAATGCGTTATGCCATGGGAATCGCGAAAATGTAATGCAAAAGAACGGCTTCTTTTCTCAGTATCGccactttttttacaacaatttttttaccgaCAATAAATCCTTGCAGATCCACGA is part of the Monomorium pharaonis isolate MP-MQ-018 unplaced genomic scaffold, ASM1337386v2 scaffold_559, whole genome shotgun sequence genome and harbors:
- the LOC118648637 gene encoding uncharacterized protein LOC118648637 → MNECAIVLPKEEDKWLSFRNYDRKERLPYVVYADLECLLEKKDEGEGFMTTENGFGYQRHRAFSVGYYVRCALGDESSSIYISHRGQDCVSWFAKELNSLAHRAKDTLGAVAPMMELTREETRDFSDSTFCHICGKIFLTTDVRVRDHCHITGRYRGAAHSYCNLNYHNSFVIPVFFHNLSGYDAHFIIKEIANEYEGRVDLLPLNKETYISFTKNVSSTREKKWHNCVKLRFVDSYKFLNENLGKLVSYLDRDDLRITRSMFSDLDDEDFELLTRKGVFPYEYLDSVDRLNDTELPSREAFYSSLTGEEVSEDDHKHAVMVWERFNIRNLGEYSDLYLKTDVLLLADVFEKFRENSIESYGLDPAHYYTLPGYTWDAMLKYTGVRFELLTDIDMVLFVERGVRGGLSQCSNRYARANNRYLPCYDSSQPSSFLMYYDVNNLYGWAMCQPLPYSCFQWLDDIANFDVMSVSADSYFGYILEVDLAYPHELHDAHADLPFCPLRATPPDRRNVKLLATLHDKSHYVIHYRNLQQCLRHGLRLTRIHRVLRFAQFPWLRGYIELNTRFRIGATNEFERNMYKLMNNAVFGKTMENVRDRVDVRLVTSWDGRHGAEALIAKPNFHSRSIFAEDLMAIELRRLEVTMNKPLYVGMAILEIAKTRLYEFHYDYMLPLYRDKCKIMYTDTDSLIYFIECYDAYEDMKRFIDRFDTSNFPENNPYAMPLVNKSVPGLMKDENCGAIMTEFVGLRAKMYATRVLGGRNTKKIKGVKKNVVERTITFDDFTRCL